In the Corythoichthys intestinalis isolate RoL2023-P3 chromosome 12, ASM3026506v1, whole genome shotgun sequence genome, one interval contains:
- the fzd5 gene encoding frizzled-5: MESTVGFFLVLLVQSGSRVGAASKEISCEPLTVPMCRGIGYNLTYTPNQFNHDTQEEVGLEVHQFWPLVRIRCSPDLLFFLCSMYTPICLPDYRKPIPPCRSVCERAKRGCSPLMSQYGFEWPERMSCERLPQLGGDTLCMDHNGSEASTSPPPPFAKATPKHRPRAADALPPSKGERECRCRDPLVPIKRESHPLYGRVRTGPLPNCAQPCHQAYFSEDERTFTALWVGLWAGLCFASTLATVATFLLDVQRFKYPERPIIFLAACYLFVSLGYIIRLAAGHERVACAPGGADQSHILYDTGGPALCTLVFLLVYFFGMASSIWWVVLSFTWFLAAGMKWGGEAIAGYCHYFHLAAWLVPSVKTVLVLALGAVDGDPVAGICYVGNQNLENLRGLVLVPLVVYLLAGSFFLLAGFVSLFRIRSIIKQGGTKTDKLERLMIRIGLFGVLYTVPATVVVACLFYEQHRRPEWDRALACSCAAERQQLGGGPDYAVFMLKYFMCLVVGITSGVWIWSGKTLETWRRFLVRCCPWWPYKVAAPPPVYAEAAALTGAVPGMYHKAQSHT, from the coding sequence AGGAGATCTCATGCGAGCCCCTGACGGTGCCCATGTGTCGCGGCATCGGCTACAACCTGACCTACACACCCAACCAGTTCAACCATGACACCCAAGAGGAGGTGGGCCTGGAGGTGCACCAGTTCTGGCCCCTGGTCCGGATTCGCTGCTCCCCGGACTTGCTCTTCTTCCTGTGCAGCATGTACACGCCCATCTGTCTGCCAGACTACCGCAAACCGATCCCGCCGTGCCGCTCGGTTTGCGAACGCGCCAAACGCGGTTGTTCGCCCCTCATGAGCCAGTACGGGTTCGAGTGGCCCGAACGGATGAGCTGCGAGCGTCTACCCCAACTGGGTGGTGACACCCTCTGCATGGACCACAACGGCAGCGAAGCTAGCACCTCGCCCCCGCCGCCCTTCGCAAAAGCCACACCCAAGCACCGCCCCAGAGCGGCCGACGCCCTGCCCCCGTCCAAAGGTGAGCGCGAGTGCCGGTGCCGGGACCCCCTGGTGCCCATCAAAAGGGAGTCGCACCCGTTGTACGGGAGGGTGCGAACGGGGCCGCTCCCCAACTGCGCCCAGCCTTGCCACCAGGCGTACTTCTCGGAAGATGAGCGCACCTTCACTGCCCTTTGGGTGGGGCTGTGGGCGGGGCTTTGTTTTGCATCCACCCTCGCCACAGTAGCCACCTTCCTCCTGGACGTGCAGCGCTTCAAGTATCCCGAACGACCCATTATCTTCCTGGCCGCTTGCTACCTCTTCGTGTCGCTGGGGTACATCATCCGGCTGGCGGCGGGGCACGAACGGGTGGCCTGCGCCCCGGGCGGTGCTGACCAGTCGCACATCCTCTACGACACCGGCGGCCCCGCTTTGTGCACTCTGGTTTTCCTGCTGGTATACTTCTTCGGAATGGCTAGCTCTATCTGGTGGGTGGTTTTATCCTTCACGTGGTTCCTGGCAGCGGGTATGAAATGGGGCGGCGAGGCCATTGCAGGGTACTGCCACTACTTCCACCTGGCCGCATGGCTGGTCCCCAGCGTCAAGACAGTCTTGGTTCTGGCCTTAGGTGCAGTGGATGGGGACCCGGTTGCAGGAATTTGCTACGTGGGCAACCAAAACCTTGAAAACCTCCGGGGCTTGGTTCTCGTGCCCTTGGTGGTCTACCTTTTAGCCGGATCGTTCTTTCTCCTAGCCGGATTTGTCTCTCTCTTCCGTATCCGGAGTATCATCAAACAGGGCGGCACCAAGACTGACAAACTGGAACGACTCATGATTCGCATCGGACTCTTCGGGGTGCTCTACACTGTGCCTGCCACGGTGGTGGTGGCCTGTCTGTTCTACGAGCAGCACCGCCGCCCCGAATGGGACCGGGCGCTGGCCTGTTCCTGCGCTGCCGAGCGCCAACAATTGGGCGGCGGACCCGACTATGCTGTTTTTATGCTCAAGTACTTCATGTGCTTGGTGGTGGGCATCACCTCGGGGGTCTGGATCTGGTCTGGAAAGACATTGGAGACCTGGCGCAGGTTCCTAGTGCGGTGCTGCCCCTGGTGGCCTTACAAGGTGGCGGCACCGCCCCCTGTGTACGCAGAGGCCGCGGCTTTAACAGGAGCAGTCCCGGGAATGTATCACAAAGCACAGTCTCATACATGA
- the ccnyl1 gene encoding cyclin-Y-like protein 1, with protein MGNTVSCCVSPESSPKLPSRQPAERLEEFLTSTEVSDDNSAPYLQHISDREVPDELALESNPSDHARVSTIFLCKSQTDVRDRRKSNHINHISHVSPGPLSKKYSSCSTIFIDDSTVSQPNLKSTIKCVTLAIYYHIKNRDSDRSLDIFDEKLHPLSREAVPDEYSCLDPEHKVIYRFVRTLFSAAQLTAECAIVTLVYLERLLTYAELDICPSNWKRIVLGAILLASKVWDDQAVWNVDYCQILKDITVEDMNEMERHFLELLQFNINVPASVYAKYYFDLRQLADDNNLSFPLEPLNNQRAQKLEAISRLCEDKYKDLSRAAMRRSLSADNLIGIRRSNAVLS; from the exons ATGGGGAACACGGTGTCATGCTGCGTCTCCCCGGAGTCGAGCCCCAAGCTGCCGTCCAGGCAGCCGGCGGAGCGGCTGGAGGAGTTCCTGACCAGCACGGAAGTCAGCGACGACAACAGCGCCCCCTATCTGCAGCACATCAGCGACAGAGAAGTCCCCGACG aactggCCTTAGAGTCCAACCCGTCAGACCATGCCCGAGTCAGCACCATCTTTCTTTGCAAGTCACAGACAGACG TGCGTGACAGGAGGAAAAGCAACCATATTAACCACATCAGTcat GTGTCTCCTGGGCCGCTGTCCAAAAAGTACAGCTCGTGTTCCACCATCTTTATTGATGACAGCACTGTCAGCCAGCCCAACCTCAAAAGCACAATCAAATG TGTCACTTTAGCAATCTACTACCACATCAAAAACAG GGATTCTGACCGCTCTCTGGACATCTTTGATGAAAAGCTGCACCCTTTATCA AGGGAGGCGGTGCCAGACGAGTACAGCTGCTTGGACCccgagcacaaagttatctatcgcTTCGTCAGGACGCTCTTCAGTGCAGCACAACTCACTGCCGAATGTGCCATTGTCACACTC GTGTACCTCGAGCGTCTGTTGACGTATGCCGAGCTGGACATTTGTCCCTCCAACTGGAAGCGTATTGTGCTGGGTGCCATTCTTCTGGCCTCCAAAGTCTGGGACGACCAGGCCGTGTGGAACGTCGACTACTGCCAGATCCTTAAGGATATCACCGTAGAGGACAT GAACGAGATGGAGCGCCATTTCCTGGAGCTGCTCCAGTTCAACATCAACGTGCCGGCCAGCGTCTACGCCAAGTACTACTTTGACCTGCGTCAGCTAGCAGACGACAACAACCTCAGCTTCCCACTGGAGCCGCTCAACAACCAGCGTGCTCAAAAGCTTGAG GCTATCTCCAGATTGTGCGAAGACAAGTACAAAGACCTGAGTCGAGCTGCCATGAGGCGTTCGCTCAGCGCCGACAACCTTATCGGCATACGGCGCTCCAACGCCGTGCTCTCCTAA
- the creb1b gene encoding cyclic AMP-responsive element-binding protein 1b, translating to MKMESAAAEAQQTAESAETENQQQITPAQLATLAQVSMATGHGSTTGPTVTLVQLPNGQTVQVHGVIQAAQSSVIQSPQVQAVQISTIAESEDSQESVDSVIDSQKRREILSRRPSYRKILNDLSSDAPAVPRIEEEKAEDDVAAAATPAITTVTVPTPIYQTSSGQYIAITQGGAIQLANNGTDGVQGLQALTMTNAAAAQPGATILQYAQTSDGQQILVPSNQVVVQAASGDVQAYQIRTAPANTITSGVVMASSPALPTQGATEEVTRKREVRLMKNREAARECRRKKKEYVKCLENRVAVLENQNKTLIEELKALKDLYCHKSD from the exons ATGAAGATGGAGTCAGCGGCGGCTGAGGCTCAGCAGACGGCTGAGTCTGCTGAGACAGAAAACCAGCAGCAGATCACGCCGGCGCAGCTCGCCACCTTGGCGCAG GTATCCATGGCAACGGGCCACGGCTCAACAACAGGTCCCACGGTCACACTTGTACAGCTTCCAAATGGGCAGACGGTCCAAGTGCACGGTGTGATACAGGCAGCGCAGTCATCCGTCATACAGTCGCCACAAGTGCAAGCTGTGCAG ATCTCCACCATTGCTGAAAGTGAGGATTCACAGGAGTCAGTGGACAGTGTGATTGACTCACAGAAGCGGCGCGAGATTCTTTCTCGCCGACCCTCTTATAG GAAAATCCTGAACGATCTTTCGTCTGACGCGCCAGCTGTCCCTCGCATCGAGGAGGAAAAGGCCGAAGACGATGTGGCGGCGGCTGCCACGCCCGCTATCACTACCGTAACCGTGCCCACCCCGATTTACCAAACCAGCAGTGGTCAATACA TCGCCATCACGCAGGGTGGTGCCATCCAGCTGGCCAACAACGGCACCGACGGGGTTCAGGGCCTGCAGGCTCTCACCATGACCAACGCGGCCGCTGCTCAGCCAGGGGCCACCATCTTGCAGTACGCGCAGACCAGTGACGGCCAGCAGATACTAGTCCCCAGTAACCAAGTGGTGGTGCAAG CTGCGTCTGGCGACGTCCAAGCCTATCAGATCCGAACGGCGCCCGCCAACACCATCACGTCCGGCGTGGTCATGGCCTCTTCGCCCGCACTGCCAACTCAAGGTGCAACCGAAGAAGTCACCCGCAAGAGGGAGGTCCGCCTCATGAAGAACAG AGAGGCAGCGCGTGAGTGTCGCAGGAAGAAGAAGGAGTATGTCAAGTGTCTGGAGAACCGAGTGGCTGTTCTGGAGAATCAAAATAAGACGCTCATTGAAGAGCTCAAAGCCCTCAAAGACCTATACTGTCACAAatctgactaa